A single Armatimonadia bacterium DNA region contains:
- a CDS encoding polyprenyl synthetase family protein — protein MGLAADFMAALKERTGWVDELLLAPEGFERVRPEHLRRLVAAYLERGGKRLRPAVLLFCCGAVGGDEKSVLPAAAALELFHTWTLVHDDIIDHDDLRRGGPTGHVLGAQLAAADWGLGRPQAEDYGASLAILAGDVQHGMCVDMFLRCTDTPADLLLKLVSDLELKVVSGLVEGETLDVQLEQRPIPEVELSEVLRMLYLKTGVLYEFAGKAGAMLGLKTTDEDHPLVEAARTFCASCGTAFQLQDDVLGVTGDEKKLGKPVGSDILEGKRTPVLLTAFERADAKQRQALLQVVGHATSTPEQVADTTRLIVELGAVEAVADMARDHIDRAYQSLRLLPETPYRHWLEGWANFMVDREF, from the coding sequence ATGGGTCTTGCTGCTGATTTCATGGCCGCGCTGAAGGAACGCACTGGCTGGGTGGACGAGCTGCTGCTCGCACCCGAGGGCTTCGAGCGCGTCCGTCCCGAGCACCTGCGGCGATTGGTCGCCGCGTACCTGGAGCGAGGCGGAAAGCGCCTGCGCCCTGCGGTTCTGCTGTTCTGCTGTGGAGCCGTCGGTGGCGATGAGAAGAGTGTTCTTCCCGCAGCGGCGGCGCTGGAGCTCTTCCACACCTGGACGCTGGTGCATGACGATATCATTGACCACGATGACCTGCGCCGGGGCGGCCCGACCGGCCATGTTCTGGGTGCTCAACTGGCCGCTGCAGACTGGGGTCTAGGCCGCCCGCAGGCTGAGGACTACGGCGCGAGTCTCGCCATCCTCGCCGGGGATGTCCAGCACGGCATGTGCGTGGACATGTTCCTGCGCTGCACGGACACGCCTGCGGACCTGCTGCTCAAGCTCGTGTCCGACCTGGAGCTGAAGGTGGTGTCGGGGCTGGTCGAGGGTGAGACCCTGGACGTGCAACTCGAACAGCGCCCCATCCCGGAGGTCGAGCTCAGCGAAGTCCTGCGAATGCTGTACCTGAAGACGGGCGTGCTATATGAGTTCGCGGGCAAGGCAGGGGCGATGCTGGGGCTGAAGACCACCGACGAAGACCACCCCCTTGTGGAGGCGGCCCGGACCTTCTGTGCAAGCTGCGGCACAGCCTTCCAACTGCAGGACGATGTCCTGGGTGTGACCGGCGACGAGAAGAAGCTGGGCAAGCCGGTCGGCAGTGACATCCTGGAGGGCAAGCGAACGCCGGTGCTGCTGACGGCCTTCGAGCGTGCCGACGCGAAGCAGCGTCAGGCCCTGCTGCAGGTCGTCGGTCACGCAACGTCCACTCCGGAGCAGGTGGCCGACACCACACGTCTCATCGTCGAGCTCGGGGCTGTCGAGGCCGTTGCCGACATGGCCCGAGATCACATCGACCGCGCCTACCAGAGCCTGAGGCTGCTGCCGGAGACACCGTACCGGCACTGGCTGGAAGGCTGGGCGAACTTCATGGTTGACCGCGAGTTCTGA
- a CDS encoding MBL fold metallo-hydrolase has protein sequence MRLRFLGAARTVTGSQYLLQLPSFSALVDCGMYQGHDAVLAENARRFSFDPAKLDFVLLTHAHIDHCGLLPRLWKLGFRGRIYCTSATRDLCEVMLADSAKIQEEDAVWEMRKWRRGQQATPPPAPLYTVEDAAAVMEHFVPVEYDADVKVNNDLSCRWVDAGHILGAASLEVWVSQDGVRRKIAFSGDLGTPGRPILRDPTFIDSADFVVIESTYGNRAHPPEEEVQRKLTDAITRTVRAGGHVIVPAFAVGRTQDLLYRLDRLLEAGKIPKVPVFVDSPLASRATKVFERHHECYDADALRMLASGDNPIRFPLLRFTESVAESQALNELKSPAIIISASGMCNAGRVRHHLHHHIEHGNDTVLFVGFQAQGTLGRFIVEGAQMVKLFGRTHRVRARIVSIRGLSAHADQKELMNWSRHFNGTRTFFVTHGEEEAALSFAKLLSAEPNRKVCVPTLGEEVNLLDEAALDRARELTAAELARFVPPAEKPRQPTVEPEEV, from the coding sequence ATGCGCCTTCGCTTTCTGGGTGCCGCACGGACGGTGACAGGTTCACAGTACCTGCTGCAGTTGCCGAGCTTCTCGGCGCTGGTTGACTGCGGTATGTATCAGGGCCATGACGCAGTGCTGGCCGAGAACGCTCGTCGGTTCTCCTTCGATCCCGCAAAGCTTGACTTCGTGCTGCTGACCCATGCGCACATCGACCACTGCGGGCTTCTGCCGAGGCTGTGGAAGCTGGGATTCCGGGGCCGCATCTACTGCACCTCGGCCACCCGGGACCTGTGCGAAGTGATGCTCGCAGACAGCGCGAAGATTCAGGAAGAAGACGCGGTCTGGGAGATGCGCAAGTGGCGCAGAGGGCAGCAGGCGACGCCACCACCGGCACCACTGTACACGGTGGAGGATGCTGCGGCGGTCATGGAGCACTTCGTGCCCGTCGAGTACGACGCCGATGTGAAGGTGAACAACGATCTCTCCTGCCGCTGGGTCGATGCGGGGCACATTCTCGGTGCTGCCTCGCTGGAGGTGTGGGTGAGTCAGGACGGCGTGCGCCGCAAGATCGCCTTCTCCGGAGATCTGGGCACACCCGGACGACCAATCCTGCGCGATCCGACCTTCATCGACAGCGCGGATTTCGTAGTCATCGAGTCTACCTATGGCAACCGCGCGCATCCGCCCGAGGAGGAAGTTCAGCGCAAGCTGACGGACGCTATCACCCGCACCGTGCGCGCCGGCGGCCATGTCATCGTTCCTGCCTTTGCCGTTGGACGTACCCAGGATCTCTTGTACCGTCTCGATAGGCTGCTGGAAGCGGGCAAGATTCCGAAGGTTCCCGTGTTCGTCGATAGCCCCCTGGCCAGCCGGGCGACGAAGGTCTTTGAGCGGCATCATGAGTGCTATGATGCCGATGCCCTGCGCATGCTGGCCTCAGGGGACAACCCGATCCGATTCCCGTTGCTGCGGTTCACGGAGTCCGTCGCCGAGTCGCAGGCACTGAACGAGCTCAAGAGTCCTGCCATCATCATCTCGGCCAGCGGGATGTGCAATGCGGGCCGTGTGCGGCACCATCTGCACCACCACATCGAGCACGGCAACGACACGGTGCTCTTCGTCGGCTTCCAGGCTCAGGGCACGCTCGGGCGCTTCATCGTCGAAGGCGCTCAGATGGTGAAGCTGTTCGGGCGCACGCACCGAGTTCGAGCACGCATCGTGTCTATTCGCGGACTGTCGGCGCATGCCGATCAGAAGGAACTGATGAACTGGTCGCGACACTTCAACGGTACGCGCACCTTTTTCGTGACGCATGGGGAGGAGGAAGCGGCGCTGAGCTTCGCGAAGTTACTGAGCGCGGAGCCCAACCGGAAGGTATGTGTGCCCACTCTCGGGGAGGAAGTGAACCTCCTCGACGAGGCTGCGCTGGACCGGGCACGAGAGCTGACCGCAGCGGAACTGGCCCGGTTTGTGCCGCCTGCTGAAAAGCCGCGCCAGCCGACGGTCGAGCCGGAGGAGGTCTGA
- a CDS encoding glycosyltransferase family 2 protein: MKKLIVQIPCLNEEQAIGAAIAAIPRQVPGFDTVEVLVVDDGSTDRTVEVARQAGADHIVQLPRHQGLAAAFLAGLEASVRAGADAIVHTDADNQYDAKCIPDLVRPICEGTADLVVGVRPIDQIPEFSWLKKRLQRLGSWVVRKCSATEVADVTSGFRAYSRDAALRLTVVSEFTYTHETLIQAGRSGMAVTQIPVRVNAGTRPSRLFRSIPEYLRRSLVTILRVYAIYQPFRLFAGIGGVLALTGLLLCARYAWFVSLGEGRGHVQSVIVAGMLVTLGFQSAVLGLLAELIGVNRKLVQEALYRVRKMEMKGASREE; encoded by the coding sequence GTGAAGAAGCTTATCGTCCAGATCCCGTGTCTCAACGAAGAGCAGGCAATCGGCGCTGCCATCGCCGCGATTCCTCGTCAGGTTCCGGGCTTCGATACCGTTGAGGTTCTGGTTGTCGATGACGGCAGCACAGACCGGACGGTCGAGGTCGCTCGCCAGGCAGGCGCCGATCACATCGTCCAACTCCCGCGTCACCAGGGCCTGGCTGCGGCGTTCCTTGCCGGACTCGAGGCCTCGGTGCGAGCCGGTGCGGATGCCATCGTCCACACTGACGCCGACAACCAGTATGACGCGAAGTGCATCCCGGATCTGGTGCGTCCGATCTGTGAGGGGACTGCCGACCTGGTGGTCGGGGTTCGGCCGATTGACCAGATCCCCGAGTTCTCGTGGCTCAAGAAGCGTCTGCAGCGTCTTGGAAGCTGGGTAGTGCGCAAGTGCTCGGCCACGGAGGTGGCCGATGTAACCAGCGGCTTCCGTGCCTACAGCCGCGATGCCGCCCTGCGTCTGACGGTGGTCTCGGAGTTCACCTACACACACGAGACGCTGATCCAGGCCGGCCGGTCAGGGATGGCCGTGACGCAAATCCCGGTGCGCGTGAACGCCGGCACACGACCCTCGCGGCTATTCCGCAGCATCCCGGAGTACCTGCGGCGGTCGCTGGTGACGATTCTGCGCGTCTATGCCATCTACCAGCCTTTCCGGCTTTTCGCAGGCATTGGAGGGGTTCTGGCCCTTACCGGTCTGCTGTTGTGCGCGCGCTATGCCTGGTTCGTGAGCCTCGGGGAGGGTAGAGGCCACGTTCAGTCGGTGATCGTGGCCGGCATGCTTGTCACCCTGGGCTTCCAGAGCGCCGTTCTCGGGCTGCTGGCAGAGCTCATCGGCGTGAACCGCAAGCTCGTCCAGGAAGCTCTGTATCGCGTTCGAAAAATGGAGATGAAGGGGGCGTCCCGGGAGGAGTAG
- a CDS encoding pyridoxal phosphate-dependent aminotransferase, translating into MKIAKRMQRLGTETAFSVLARAKQLEAQGKHVVHLEIGEPDFDTPKHIIDAACDALNSGFTHYGPSAGDPEFRETVAWHLNRGRGTNYKAENITVVFGAKPIIYWGITACVDEGDEVIYPNPGFPIYESMINFVGATPVPCPLREKNDFRFDVDELASLITPKTSMIIINSPQNPTGGVLEMSDLERIAQLAIDNDLWIMSDEPYERVLYEGTHHSIAALPGMQERTILLDCFSKMFAMTGWRLGWGATPVALAEQLAKLQTNCTSCVSAFTQRAGIAALKGPFDESEKMVAEFKRRRDVIVDGLNAIPGISCLRPKGAFYVFPNITGTGFGSKELETKLLDEAGVACLAGTSFGKYGDGYLRLSYANSVENIEMALGRIKDWLASQ; encoded by the coding sequence ATGAAGATCGCAAAGCGCATGCAGCGTCTGGGAACAGAGACCGCCTTCTCCGTACTGGCAAGGGCCAAGCAACTCGAGGCACAGGGCAAGCACGTCGTCCACCTCGAGATCGGCGAGCCGGACTTCGACACCCCCAAGCACATCATTGACGCCGCCTGCGACGCTCTCAACTCCGGCTTCACCCACTACGGACCCAGCGCCGGCGACCCGGAGTTCCGCGAGACCGTCGCCTGGCACCTGAACCGTGGCCGCGGCACCAACTACAAGGCCGAGAACATCACCGTCGTCTTCGGCGCGAAGCCGATCATCTACTGGGGAATCACCGCCTGCGTCGATGAGGGCGACGAGGTCATCTACCCGAACCCCGGCTTCCCCATCTACGAGTCCATGATCAACTTCGTGGGCGCGACCCCGGTGCCGTGCCCGCTGCGCGAGAAGAACGACTTCCGCTTCGACGTCGATGAACTGGCTTCCCTGATCACCCCGAAGACGAGCATGATCATCATCAACTCGCCGCAGAACCCCACCGGCGGCGTGCTTGAGATGTCCGACCTGGAGCGCATTGCCCAGCTCGCCATCGACAACGACCTGTGGATCATGAGCGACGAGCCCTACGAGCGCGTCCTCTACGAGGGCACTCACCACAGCATCGCCGCACTGCCCGGCATGCAGGAGCGCACCATCCTTCTGGACTGCTTCTCCAAGATGTTCGCCATGACCGGCTGGCGTCTCGGCTGGGGCGCAACCCCGGTGGCCCTGGCGGAGCAGCTCGCCAAGCTGCAGACCAACTGCACCTCCTGCGTCTCCGCTTTCACCCAGCGGGCCGGGATTGCAGCGCTCAAGGGGCCCTTCGACGAGTCCGAGAAGATGGTTGCGGAGTTCAAGCGCCGCCGCGACGTCATCGTTGACGGCCTGAATGCCATCCCCGGCATCAGTTGCCTCCGACCCAAGGGTGCCTTCTACGTCTTCCCGAACATCACCGGCACCGGGTTCGGCTCCAAGGAACTCGAGACCAAGCTCCTCGACGAAGCGGGCGTGGCCTGCCTCGCCGGGACCTCCTTCGGCAAGTACGGTGACGGGTATCTCCGTCTCAGCTACGCCAACTCCGTCGAGAACATCGAGATGGCCCTGGGACGCATCAAGGACTGGCTCGCAAGCCAGTAG
- a CDS encoding 1-phosphofructokinase family hexose kinase, whose protein sequence is MITVLCANTGIDKTFEVEGFQIGGFHHPRRVRTAPGGKGVNVARVLRALDAEVILTGFAGGAPAQYIATYLRREGIVPDLVRIAEDSRLCLNILDTVRGTGTRLDEVGPLVTPTEIDQLGRKWQALMQRSSLAVISGSAPRGVPFDLYSELILLAREARVPVILDAHDELLRQSIDAGPTVLKPNLDELSTLCGHELSVPEGVLKASRDLLARGVRVVLCSLGADGALVTTRDHGEGWARAPQIEEVSAVGSGDAMVAGFAAAMHQGRSLEDCVRWAVAAGTACAATFGAGFATLAQVEGLVSEVSLEPLTL, encoded by the coding sequence GTGATCACGGTTCTGTGCGCCAACACGGGGATCGACAAGACCTTCGAGGTCGAGGGCTTCCAGATCGGAGGCTTTCACCATCCCAGGAGAGTCCGCACGGCGCCCGGGGGCAAGGGCGTCAACGTAGCCCGCGTACTCCGGGCCCTCGACGCCGAGGTCATCCTGACGGGCTTCGCAGGTGGGGCTCCGGCGCAGTACATCGCCACCTACCTGCGGCGCGAGGGAATCGTGCCCGACCTGGTGCGGATTGCCGAGGACTCACGCCTCTGCCTCAACATCCTCGACACGGTCCGAGGCACCGGGACCCGTCTCGATGAGGTCGGCCCGCTGGTGACGCCCACGGAGATCGACCAACTCGGCCGCAAGTGGCAGGCCCTGATGCAGCGGTCCAGCCTCGCGGTGATCTCCGGCAGTGCACCCCGCGGCGTACCCTTTGACCTTTACAGTGAGCTCATCCTGCTGGCTCGCGAGGCCCGCGTTCCTGTGATCCTTGACGCCCACGACGAGCTGCTGCGCCAGTCCATCGATGCAGGTCCAACTGTTCTCAAGCCGAATCTTGACGAACTCAGCACGCTCTGCGGTCACGAGTTGTCCGTGCCGGAGGGCGTCCTGAAGGCCTCTCGCGACCTCCTGGCCCGCGGTGTGCGAGTGGTCCTCTGCTCGCTCGGCGCCGATGGTGCGCTAGTCACCACACGCGACCACGGTGAAGGGTGGGCTCGGGCACCCCAGATTGAGGAGGTCAGCGCGGTCGGGAGTGGCGACGCGATGGTCGCAGGTTTTGCTGCCGCCATGCATCAGGGGCGGTCTCTGGAGGATTGCGTGCGTTGGGCCGTGGCCGCCGGAACTGCCTGCGCAGCCACCTTCGGTGCCGGCTTTGCCACCCTCGCTCAAGTCGAGGGCCTGGTGTCAGAGGTCAGTCTCGAGCCGCTGACCCTCTAG
- a CDS encoding right-handed parallel beta-helix repeat-containing protein produces MKPQRALWLPVAGLLWLLSTGVWSATIYVDGVNGNDQADGTTLPFNTIGRALRSLRPGDTLSLAKMDHPYRECLRVTVGGLPGQPLVIEGNGATLCGADPAPKTGWEARGDAFVLPQASEVKFVYGPEVRYSKASAVDKLQPEQWFWDKGLFYFRPAPGKSVQDYDLELTATRDCGFAVAGPGFIVVRNLTCEHFWNDGFNIHSGSAPVWFENIRGVWNGDEGFSAHENCECYVRGAYLAHNFWHGIADVNLCRTHYADVTIENNVYRGILIEGGVHSFTDCRVSGSPVNIALTRGGPLADFPQAQSHPLSASLTNLRNVTVQSQGDEVGLSVGRDSALVMEHCALEGGSTALTVAPAGKAFVVNSILSADRTTVSSEGSYVADRNVYFPGRFSVAGKAFEPEAFAAYQQETGNDRSSSVQKVQYAGTPRRPVAGSAARSTAFAKGYGGPDIGLEIRGGLEGLAAVEPNARSITAKGRELLCYDFERANPWSLVYPVPETNQAGMPVQGVSELSTEQAHLGKSAAKLTVKLPPSPPSQYMIKLFSLKMPYGRPVQAVRFWLYGDGSGRAYRLRVRDAGGECFYAPAGAMTWSGWKQIAWDLEATPPQPISQGDGNHVQDCPPLEIVLEVDVTASPEGGELCLWVDDLEVELAPPK; encoded by the coding sequence ATGAAGCCCCAAAGAGCCCTGTGGCTCCCTGTTGCCGGACTCCTCTGGCTACTGAGCACCGGCGTCTGGTCGGCAACGATCTACGTCGACGGCGTCAACGGTAACGACCAGGCCGACGGCACAACCCTTCCCTTCAACACAATTGGCCGGGCACTACGTTCCCTGCGCCCTGGAGACACGCTCTCGCTCGCCAAGATGGACCATCCCTATCGTGAGTGCCTGCGGGTGACGGTCGGTGGCCTGCCCGGTCAGCCGCTGGTCATCGAGGGGAACGGAGCCACCCTCTGTGGCGCAGATCCCGCACCCAAGACCGGCTGGGAAGCAAGAGGCGACGCCTTCGTGCTGCCTCAGGCGTCCGAGGTGAAGTTCGTCTATGGCCCCGAGGTGCGCTACTCGAAGGCAAGCGCGGTAGATAAGCTGCAGCCCGAGCAGTGGTTCTGGGACAAGGGTCTCTTCTACTTCCGCCCGGCGCCGGGGAAGTCAGTCCAGGACTACGATCTGGAGCTGACCGCCACCCGGGACTGCGGCTTCGCAGTAGCTGGGCCGGGGTTCATCGTGGTCCGCAACCTGACCTGCGAGCACTTCTGGAACGACGGGTTCAACATCCACTCCGGCAGCGCTCCCGTATGGTTCGAGAACATCCGGGGCGTCTGGAATGGCGACGAGGGCTTCAGCGCTCACGAGAACTGCGAGTGCTACGTGAGGGGCGCCTACCTCGCACACAACTTCTGGCACGGGATCGCCGACGTCAACCTCTGCCGGACGCACTACGCAGACGTCACCATCGAGAATAACGTCTACCGCGGCATCCTGATCGAGGGCGGTGTTCACTCCTTCACCGACTGCCGAGTGAGCGGCAGCCCCGTCAACATCGCTCTCACCCGGGGTGGACCGCTGGCCGACTTCCCCCAGGCTCAAAGCCATCCGCTGAGCGCTAGTCTCACCAACCTGCGGAACGTCACGGTGCAGTCTCAGGGCGACGAGGTCGGGCTCTCCGTCGGTCGCGACTCCGCACTCGTCATGGAGCATTGCGCTCTCGAGGGTGGCAGCACCGCCCTCACTGTCGCCCCTGCGGGGAAGGCCTTCGTAGTCAACTCAATCCTCTCTGCCGACCGCACGACGGTCTCTTCCGAGGGCAGCTACGTCGCCGACCGGAATGTCTACTTCCCCGGCCGGTTCAGCGTCGCGGGCAAGGCGTTCGAGCCGGAGGCCTTTGCCGCCTACCAACAGGAGACGGGCAACGACCGCAGTTCCTCGGTACAGAAGGTGCAGTACGCGGGGACGCCCCGTCGTCCTGTCGCGGGGTCGGCCGCTCGTAGCACAGCCTTCGCCAAGGGCTATGGTGGGCCGGACATCGGCCTCGAGATCCGAGGCGGTCTGGAGGGCCTGGCGGCAGTGGAGCCCAATGCCAGGTCCATCACCGCGAAGGGCCGCGAGCTGCTCTGCTATGACTTCGAGCGGGCCAACCCCTGGAGCCTCGTCTACCCCGTGCCCGAGACGAACCAGGCGGGCATGCCGGTGCAGGGCGTCTCCGAGCTATCCACCGAGCAGGCCCACCTGGGCAAGTCGGCCGCGAAACTGACCGTGAAGCTTCCGCCCTCTCCCCCGTCGCAGTACATGATCAAGCTCTTCAGCCTGAAGATGCCCTACGGACGGCCGGTGCAGGCGGTTCGGTTCTGGCTGTACGGCGACGGAAGCGGCAGAGCCTACCGGCTCCGAGTACGGGACGCCGGCGGCGAGTGCTTCTACGCTCCGGCCGGGGCAATGACGTGGAGCGGCTGGAAGCAGATCGCCTGGGACCTGGAGGCGACGCCGCCACAGCCCATCTCGCAGGGAGACGGCAACCATGTTCAGGATTGCCCGCCTCTGGAGATCGTACTGGAGGTAGATGTGACAGCCAGCCCGGAGGGCGGCGAGCTGTGCCTCTGGGTGGATGACCTAGAGGTCGAGCTGGCGCCGCCGAAGTGA